A genomic window from Alkalihalobacillus sp. AL-G includes:
- a CDS encoding DUF1284 domain-containing protein, with product MYKLRGHHLFCLLGYRGMGYSKQYVENMTRIHQTLRENPKTWIQLVNGPDQLCDKYPNSGEYHCQDNTIYERDEAILEKLGLGIGQILKWEEIESCIRKHVVSSDIQSVCENCSWRSYGVCEEGIQDILQGKGLRKVK from the coding sequence ATGTATAAGCTACGAGGTCATCATCTTTTTTGCCTTCTAGGCTATCGGGGAATGGGTTATTCCAAACAATACGTGGAAAATATGACACGTATACATCAAACGTTGAGAGAAAACCCTAAGACGTGGATTCAGCTTGTAAATGGACCTGATCAGTTGTGTGATAAGTACCCGAACTCAGGTGAGTACCACTGCCAGGACAACACTATTTATGAAAGAGATGAAGCCATTTTAGAGAAATTGGGACTTGGAATTGGACAAATACTGAAATGGGAGGAGATTGAGTCGTGCATCCGAAAGCATGTCGTCTCCTCCGATATACAAAGTGTATGCGAAAATTGTTCCTGGCGTTCATATGGAGTTTGTGAAGAAGGTATCCAAGACATTCTTCAAGGGAAGGGCTTAAGGAAAGTAAAATAA
- the thiE gene encoding thiamine phosphate synthase, whose product MKLNPGHLEIYFIMGSVNCKKDLRHVLEEALQGGVTMFQFREKGAGCLQGEEKVKLAKELQFICRSFEVPFIINDDVELAVQINADGVHIGQEDTTVSEVRAIIGAERILGVSAHDVEEAKSAVDAGADYLGVGPMYPTKTKADTRAVQGPNVIRAIRHEGISIPIVGIGGINESNAAEVVMAGADGIAVISAISLADDPKASTQRLRKTVRTLEGFRCKTY is encoded by the coding sequence ATGAAGCTGAATCCAGGACATTTAGAAATCTATTTTATAATGGGGTCTGTCAATTGTAAAAAGGATCTTAGACATGTGCTAGAAGAAGCACTTCAAGGTGGAGTGACGATGTTCCAGTTCCGTGAAAAAGGTGCTGGCTGTTTACAAGGAGAGGAAAAGGTAAAGCTTGCGAAAGAATTGCAGTTCATTTGCCGCTCTTTCGAAGTCCCTTTTATCATTAATGATGATGTCGAGCTTGCGGTCCAAATCAATGCGGATGGTGTTCATATCGGCCAAGAAGATACTACGGTTTCTGAAGTGCGGGCTATCATTGGTGCTGAGCGGATTCTCGGTGTCTCTGCGCATGACGTGGAGGAAGCGAAAAGCGCGGTTGATGCAGGAGCCGATTATCTTGGGGTCGGCCCGATGTACCCAACAAAAACGAAAGCTGATACTCGAGCTGTTCAAGGTCCTAACGTGATTCGAGCGATTCGTCATGAGGGAATCAGCATTCCGATTGTAGGGATCGGTGGCATCAATGAATCGAACGCTGCGGAAGTGGTTATGGCAGGAGCGGATGGAATTGCCGTCATCTCCGCAATCAGCCTTGCCGATGATCCAAAAGCATCAACCCAACGACTTCGAAAAACAGTTCGAACACTAGAGGGTTTCAGATGTAAAACCTACTAA
- the tenA gene encoding thiaminase II has product MLFSQELRKEADQIWEASFQHPFVKGIADGTLPPENFRYYVLQDAYYLSHFAKIQAYGAVKAADLQTTSRMAAHSLGTYEAELSLHENFSKRLGITAEERTNFKPAPTAYAYTSHMYRAANLGHLGDIIAAILPCYWLYYEIGERLKNASPKEPIYQEWIAAYGGEWFRELVEEQIKRLDKIADTVTEEDRERMKEHFIISSQYELEFWEMAYTLEAWPFSLNPALTPEKA; this is encoded by the coding sequence ATGTTGTTTTCACAGGAACTTAGGAAAGAAGCGGATCAGATTTGGGAGGCAAGCTTTCAACATCCATTCGTAAAAGGAATTGCGGACGGGACACTGCCACCAGAAAACTTCCGTTATTACGTGCTTCAGGATGCTTATTACTTATCTCATTTTGCAAAAATTCAAGCGTACGGTGCGGTGAAGGCTGCGGACCTACAAACAACATCGCGGATGGCTGCACATTCCCTTGGAACATACGAAGCAGAGCTTTCACTGCACGAGAATTTTTCAAAACGACTCGGAATAACAGCGGAAGAACGGACAAACTTTAAACCAGCACCAACCGCTTACGCCTACACATCTCACATGTACCGGGCAGCAAATCTCGGACACCTTGGTGACATTATTGCAGCGATTTTACCGTGTTATTGGCTTTACTACGAAATCGGCGAACGCTTGAAAAATGCATCTCCAAAAGAGCCGATCTACCAAGAGTGGATTGCTGCATATGGAGGGGAGTGGTTCCGCGAGTTAGTTGAAGAACAGATTAAACGCCTGGATAAAATCGCAGATACAGTAACAGAAGAAGATCGTGAACGAATGAAAGAGCACTTCATCATCAGTAGTCAGTATGAACTGGAATTTTGGGAAATGGCCTATACGCTTGAGGCTTGGCCATTCAGCCTGAATCCAGCGCTGACTCCCGAGAAGGCTTAA
- a CDS encoding thiazole biosynthesis adenylyltransferase ThiF has translation MDRYSRQTLFAPIGKTGQQKLWEKHVLMIGAGALGTGNAEALVRAGIGQLTIVDRDYVEWSNLQRQQLYSEEDAGNRIPKAVAARERLAQINSNVEIRDHVLDATPQELERLIDNVDLIIDATDNFDTRLLINDIAQKYSIPWIYGACVGSYGISYTIVPGETPCLNCLLETVPIGGATCDTAGIISPAVQMVVAYQSAEALKILVEDWSSLRRKLISFDLWANQHTAIDITKARKEDCPSCGKNPIYPFLSYENQTKTAVLCGRDTVQIRPADRQSRDLDELEKVLSTQNGTLEKNPYLLSFTTGEHRLVIFKDGRVLVHGTKDITEAKTLYHRFLG, from the coding sequence ATGGACCGCTATTCAAGACAAACGCTATTTGCTCCGATAGGTAAAACCGGACAGCAAAAACTCTGGGAAAAGCATGTACTCATGATTGGAGCAGGAGCCCTCGGAACAGGCAATGCAGAAGCACTCGTCCGCGCTGGTATCGGACAACTGACGATCGTTGACAGGGATTATGTCGAGTGGAGCAATCTTCAACGCCAGCAGCTTTACAGTGAGGAAGACGCCGGAAATCGAATTCCGAAAGCAGTGGCAGCGAGAGAACGTTTAGCTCAAATCAATTCAAATGTTGAAATCAGAGATCACGTTCTCGATGCTACTCCACAGGAACTTGAGCGGCTTATAGACAATGTCGACCTAATTATCGATGCGACCGATAACTTTGATACAAGGTTGTTGATCAATGATATTGCACAAAAGTATAGCATTCCATGGATTTACGGGGCATGTGTCGGGAGTTACGGGATCAGTTATACGATTGTGCCTGGAGAAACACCTTGTCTCAATTGTTTGCTGGAAACCGTTCCGATTGGGGGAGCAACGTGTGACACGGCGGGAATCATCAGTCCGGCCGTACAAATGGTCGTCGCCTATCAATCGGCTGAGGCTTTGAAAATTTTAGTTGAGGATTGGAGTTCGCTCCGCCGTAAGCTCATTTCCTTTGATCTATGGGCAAATCAGCATACCGCAATCGACATAACGAAGGCGAGAAAGGAAGATTGCCCATCTTGCGGCAAGAACCCGATCTATCCATTTTTATCGTATGAAAATCAAACGAAAACAGCGGTTCTTTGTGGACGGGATACGGTCCAGATCCGGCCTGCCGATCGACAATCAAGAGACTTGGACGAATTAGAAAAAGTGCTTTCGACTCAAAATGGAACGCTTGAAAAAAATCCGTATTTATTGTCCTTCACAACCGGAGAGCATCGCCTTGTCATTTTTAAAGATGGACGTGTGCTCGTTCACGGCACAAAAGACATTACGGAAGCCAAAACGCTTTACCACCGATTTCTTGGCTAA
- the thiD gene encoding bifunctional hydroxymethylpyrimidine kinase/phosphomethylpyrimidine kinase: MTYKALTIAGSDSGGGAGIQADLKTFQELDVYGMSVITALTAQNTLGVQGVHPVPVEFVSEQLQSIADDLEPDALKTGMLFSAEIIETVANHVKKHKWTRLIVDPVMIAKGGASLLQQEAVKALQEKLLPSAYVVTPNIPEAEVLTGVVIQSEEDRKKAAIKLYQMGAEHVVIKGGHNEDKAVSVDLHYDGSQFHTFKGRRFETKHTHGTGCTFAAVITAEVAKGHSVQAAIGTAKEFITAAIENELGIGSGHGPTNHWAYRKAGVRT, from the coding sequence ATGACGTATAAAGCATTAACAATCGCAGGCTCTGATAGTGGAGGCGGTGCAGGTATCCAGGCCGATTTGAAAACATTCCAGGAGCTCGATGTATATGGGATGTCGGTGATTACCGCACTTACAGCACAAAACACACTTGGCGTTCAGGGTGTTCATCCGGTTCCAGTAGAATTTGTAAGTGAGCAGCTTCAGTCGATAGCGGATGACTTGGAGCCAGATGCACTCAAGACTGGCATGCTTTTTAGCGCCGAAATCATTGAGACGGTTGCCAACCATGTAAAAAAACATAAGTGGACAAGGCTGATTGTCGATCCTGTAATGATCGCGAAAGGTGGGGCATCACTTCTACAACAAGAAGCGGTTAAAGCCCTCCAGGAAAAACTCTTACCCTCAGCGTATGTCGTTACGCCGAATATACCAGAAGCAGAGGTGTTGACCGGAGTTGTGATCCAATCGGAAGAAGACCGTAAAAAGGCAGCGATCAAGCTTTATCAGATGGGTGCTGAACATGTTGTCATAAAAGGCGGACATAATGAGGATAAGGCAGTTTCAGTCGACCTTCATTACGATGGCAGCCAATTTCACACATTTAAAGGGCGCCGATTTGAGACGAAGCATACACATGGAACTGGATGTACGTTTGCTGCTGTTATAACGGCGGAAGTAGCGAAAGGACACTCGGTACAAGCTGCGATTGGAACCGCAAAGGAGTTCATTACAGCTGCAATCGAGAATGAGCTCGGCATCGGGTCAGGTCACGGACCGACGAACCACTGGGCGTATCGGAAGGCAGGTGTTCGAACATGA
- the thiS gene encoding sulfur carrier protein ThiS codes for MRLRINGDTVEVPDTVATVSELVEYFELNNRVVMVELNENILDKQTHPEAKVADGDKLEIVQFVGGG; via the coding sequence ATGAGGCTACGCATTAACGGTGACACGGTTGAAGTACCTGATACGGTTGCGACGGTGTCTGAGCTTGTCGAGTATTTTGAACTGAACAATCGAGTCGTCATGGTTGAGCTGAATGAAAACATTTTAGATAAACAAACCCATCCGGAAGCTAAGGTGGCGGATGGGGACAAACTTGAGATTGTACAATTTGTAGGAGGCGGTTGA
- a CDS encoding ABC transporter ATP-binding protein, translated as MTKFAASVKNLRLTYPGDQELRFKDLSISFKKGEKVLLLGPSGCGKSTFLQVLSGLIPNSIEVPVKAEEIMLPDSWGYVFQDPDTQFCMPYVDEEIAFVLENLRIPREKMPERIRTLLAEVGLEFEDIHTSIQTLSGGMKQRLAIASVLALDPDVLFLDEPTAMLDPQGTTAIWDTVKKVGEDKTLIIVEHKLDHVLDMVDRIVLFNTEGEIIADGKKDYILSHYKKTLKELGVWYPGVWVDYLHSNPRRAVYERKAEQIIELNDFKGLRKKSSAITVPAASIASGEWIAITGTNGAGKSTLLLSLMQFLKTKGSYTLFGNSVKKAAQVTEHLTYVFQNPEFQFVTNSVYDEVAYALRLDKMDEKMITEEVNERLDCFGLSRLRKHHPYQLSIGQKRRLSVAASIIKSQPVLLLDEPTFGQDSKNTFALLELLEGYREKGTTILMVTHDEMIARHFATRVWKIESGQLMNDSFNVEKELVNA; from the coding sequence ATGACGAAATTTGCGGCCAGTGTGAAAAACTTGAGGCTGACGTATCCTGGCGATCAAGAATTAAGATTCAAGGATTTATCGATTTCCTTTAAAAAAGGTGAGAAGGTGCTGCTGTTAGGACCTTCCGGTTGTGGGAAGTCGACGTTTCTTCAGGTTCTATCTGGACTGATTCCAAATTCAATCGAGGTGCCGGTAAAAGCAGAGGAGATTATGCTGCCCGATTCGTGGGGCTATGTATTTCAGGATCCGGACACACAATTTTGCATGCCGTATGTCGATGAGGAAATCGCCTTTGTGCTCGAAAATTTACGTATTCCACGAGAAAAGATGCCCGAGCGAATTCGTACTCTTTTAGCAGAAGTTGGCTTAGAATTTGAAGACATCCATACGAGCATTCAAACCCTATCAGGAGGGATGAAGCAACGCCTGGCGATTGCATCGGTGCTTGCCCTTGACCCGGATGTCCTGTTTTTGGATGAACCGACGGCGATGCTGGATCCACAAGGCACAACAGCGATTTGGGATACGGTGAAAAAGGTGGGCGAGGACAAAACTCTGATTATCGTGGAACACAAGCTGGATCACGTTCTCGACATGGTCGACCGTATAGTTTTATTCAATACGGAAGGTGAGATTATTGCTGACGGGAAAAAAGATTACATTCTTTCACATTATAAAAAAACGTTAAAGGAACTAGGTGTCTGGTATCCCGGTGTTTGGGTGGATTACTTGCATTCAAATCCCAGACGGGCGGTTTATGAACGGAAGGCAGAACAAATAATTGAACTGAACGATTTTAAAGGGTTACGGAAAAAATCATCGGCGATTACCGTTCCAGCCGCAAGTATTGCTTCAGGTGAATGGATTGCGATAACAGGTACGAATGGAGCAGGAAAATCTACGCTGCTGCTTTCGCTCATGCAGTTTTTAAAGACGAAAGGATCTTATACGCTTTTCGGGAATTCGGTGAAAAAAGCAGCTCAAGTAACGGAACATCTTACGTACGTGTTTCAAAATCCGGAGTTCCAGTTTGTGACCAATTCCGTCTATGATGAGGTCGCCTATGCGCTTAGGCTCGACAAGATGGATGAAAAGATGATCACCGAGGAGGTCAACGAACGCCTTGATTGTTTTGGATTGAGTAGGCTCCGTAAACATCATCCTTACCAGCTGTCAATCGGACAAAAACGGAGGCTAAGTGTTGCCGCATCCATTATAAAAAGTCAGCCGGTGCTCTTGCTAGATGAACCGACGTTCGGGCAGGACTCTAAGAACACGTTCGCGTTACTGGAGTTGCTTGAGGGATATCGTGAAAAGGGGACGACGATTTTGATGGTGACCCATGATGAAATGATTGCCCGGCATTTTGCCACCCGTGTTTGGAAGATTGAGAGCGGTCAGCTGATGAACGACTCGTTCAACGTAGAAAAAGAATTGGTCAACGCTTAG
- a CDS encoding ECF transporter S component yields MSKGLKLTDVLVTIVIAIVFGIIYKLWGPLYAFVKPFGLQLDQLIYGMWFIAATVAFLIIRKPGVAFLAEFAAASGEFLMGSEWGLQVLMSGVVQGLFAEFIFMAFRYKRFDIMIVSLAAIGSAIGSLIMDYYNGYIGDLALWNLSLLVGFRFIGSILIAGVGAYYLVKALEATGVTSLVRPTTKQDYDALDQ; encoded by the coding sequence ATGTCAAAAGGACTGAAATTAACCGACGTATTAGTTACCATTGTTATTGCAATCGTATTTGGAATCATCTACAAGCTTTGGGGGCCGCTTTATGCTTTTGTAAAACCGTTCGGACTTCAGCTTGATCAGCTCATTTACGGCATGTGGTTCATCGCCGCAACTGTAGCCTTTCTTATCATCCGAAAACCGGGTGTGGCATTTCTCGCCGAATTCGCTGCAGCTTCAGGGGAGTTTTTAATGGGATCGGAATGGGGGCTTCAAGTACTCATGTCCGGGGTCGTACAGGGACTTTTTGCAGAATTCATCTTCATGGCGTTCCGATATAAGCGTTTCGATATCATGATTGTATCCCTCGCTGCAATTGGTTCAGCGATCGGCTCACTCATTATGGATTATTACAACGGATATATTGGTGACTTGGCGCTTTGGAATCTCAGCTTGTTGGTCGGATTCCGTTTTATCGGATCGATCTTAATCGCCGGGGTCGGTGCATATTATCTAGTTAAAGCGCTTGAGGCGACAGGTGTAACAAGCTTGGTCCGACCGACAACAAAACAGGATTATGATGCGCTTGATCAGTAG
- a CDS encoding thiazole synthase yields MLKIGSFEFNSRLLLGTGKYPDFDTQKKAVEVSDTDILTFTVRRMNIFEPSQPNFLEKLDLEKYTLLPNTAGAKTAEEAVRFAKLAKASGLCDMVKVEVIGCQKTLLPDPIETLKATEELLKEGFIVLPYTSDDVLLARRLEELGAHAVMPGASPIGSGQGIINPLNLSFIIEQANVPVIVDAGIGSPADAAIAMELGADGVLLNTAVSAAEDPVKMAEAMKLAIEAGRLGFEAGRIPKKRYATASSPAEGLSIG; encoded by the coding sequence ATGTTGAAAATCGGTAGCTTTGAATTTAACTCAAGACTTTTACTCGGTACAGGAAAATACCCGGATTTTGATACGCAAAAGAAGGCGGTCGAAGTATCAGATACTGACATTTTAACGTTTACAGTGCGGCGAATGAACATATTCGAACCAAGTCAACCCAACTTTTTAGAGAAACTTGATCTTGAAAAATATACTCTTTTACCGAATACTGCCGGAGCTAAAACAGCAGAGGAAGCGGTTCGATTCGCAAAGCTCGCAAAAGCATCTGGACTTTGTGACATGGTAAAAGTTGAAGTGATCGGCTGTCAAAAGACGTTGCTACCGGATCCGATCGAAACCTTAAAAGCGACAGAAGAGCTTTTAAAAGAAGGATTCATAGTTCTTCCGTATACGTCTGATGATGTTTTGCTCGCTAGAAGATTAGAAGAGCTTGGTGCACATGCGGTTATGCCAGGTGCCTCTCCGATTGGTTCTGGACAAGGAATCATCAATCCGTTGAACTTGAGTTTTATTATCGAACAGGCGAATGTACCTGTCATTGTCGATGCTGGGATCGGTTCACCTGCAGACGCAGCGATTGCGATGGAGCTTGGGGCAGATGGTGTTTTACTAAACACAGCAGTTTCAGCGGCTGAAGATCCAGTGAAGATGGCTGAAGCAATGAAACTGGCGATTGAAGCAGGGAGACTCGGGTTTGAGGCAGGTCGAATTCCGAAAAAGCGCTATGCGACCGCAAGTAGTCCAGCGGAAGGCTTGAGCATCGGTTAA
- the tenI gene encoding thiazole tautomerase TenI, with amino-acid sequence MELHAISTGKQSVEEFVEIASGIHPYIDAIHIREKQRTAKEIIAIIEKLMSRQVPLQKIIVNDRVDVAFATGTRGVQLAHHSIDVGTVRRTFPGLAIGCSIHSPGELEKAEQDGADYLIFGHIFTTESKPGLAPRGLTNLQTIAQASKLPVIAIGGIHPDNVEQVLDAGASGIAVMSGIFEASDPLKAAYDYYSRVKGRDSPQ; translated from the coding sequence ATGGAGTTGCATGCTATATCCACAGGTAAGCAGTCGGTTGAAGAATTTGTGGAAATTGCTTCAGGTATCCATCCCTATATCGATGCGATTCATATTCGTGAAAAGCAGCGGACGGCAAAGGAAATCATCGCCATTATCGAAAAATTAATGTCCAGACAGGTTCCACTCCAAAAAATCATCGTCAATGACCGGGTCGATGTTGCGTTCGCCACCGGGACGAGAGGAGTACAGCTTGCACACCATAGTATCGATGTGGGGACAGTTCGGCGTACGTTCCCTGGCCTGGCTATCGGTTGTTCGATCCATTCACCTGGTGAATTGGAAAAGGCCGAGCAGGATGGAGCCGATTATCTCATCTTTGGTCACATTTTTACGACGGAATCAAAGCCTGGACTTGCTCCACGCGGCTTAACGAATTTACAAACAATCGCACAAGCTAGCAAACTACCAGTCATTGCAATCGGCGGTATCCATCCTGACAATGTAGAACAAGTACTCGATGCCGGGGCAAGCGGAATCGCGGTCATGTCGGGAATCTTTGAAGCAAGTGATCCATTGAAGGCAGCGTACGACTATTATTCTAGGGTGAAAGGTCGGGATTCCCCTCAATGA
- a CDS encoding SgcJ/EcaC family oxidoreductase: MENEVVTLYENLIDAWNDRNAGGIAEQFTDTGELIGFDGSHVIGRDEIYLHLDPIFKEHETPPFITKVKSVRPVGENAVILRSIVGMIPPGKSEIDPEFNAHQTLVAVKSEGNWRIELFQNTPAQFHGRPELVEQMTEELRVVID, encoded by the coding sequence ATGGAAAATGAGGTTGTAACACTTTATGAGAATTTGATTGACGCTTGGAATGATCGAAATGCAGGTGGAATAGCTGAACAGTTTACAGATACGGGCGAGCTTATCGGTTTTGACGGAAGCCACGTAATCGGTCGCGATGAGATTTATTTACACCTTGACCCGATTTTTAAAGAACATGAAACACCACCCTTCATCACTAAAGTTAAAAGTGTTCGGCCAGTTGGTGAAAATGCAGTGATCTTAAGATCGATAGTTGGAATGATTCCTCCGGGAAAATCAGAAATCGATCCAGAATTCAATGCTCATCAAACACTTGTAGCTGTGAAAAGCGAAGGGAACTGGCGAATCGAACTTTTTCAAAATACCCCAGCTCAATTTCATGGACGTCCAGAGCTTGTGGAACAAATGACCGAGGAGTTACGGGTGGTAATTGATTGA
- the thiO gene encoding glycine oxidase ThiO — translation MRNHFDVIIIGAGVIGSSIAFNLVKQGRSVLVLEKGRIASQSSSAAAGMLGAQTELENDSPLFRLARESRGMFPDLALELKDLTGIDIELYQNGMLKVARSEEEASEFQRFIALQQKLGEEASWIDPYELQQREPLLEKKLYGAMSIPNDGNVSAPNLTKALSAAAMTSGAEIKEFTEVSEFVTDGNGITGVITTTQEAYHADRVIVAGGAWSRRLLKDAGHELDTYPVKGECFSVKTEKPIVNATIFSKGCYIVPKSGGRLIIGATEKAHSFDQKVSLESIAAMMGRATELIPALNQAEWDDAWAGIRPQTKDGLPYLGVHPEINGLFIATGHYRNGILLAPITGKLMADLVEGIGMNKDWATAFRLERNVIGVEKQ, via the coding sequence ATGCGAAACCACTTTGACGTGATAATCATTGGCGCAGGTGTGATTGGAAGTTCGATCGCTTTTAACCTTGTGAAACAGGGTCGATCCGTTCTCGTCCTTGAAAAAGGAAGGATCGCCAGTCAATCCTCAAGTGCGGCTGCGGGAATGTTAGGGGCACAAACTGAGCTGGAGAACGACAGTCCATTGTTCCGTCTGGCAAGAGAGAGCAGAGGCATGTTTCCTGATTTGGCTCTTGAATTGAAAGATTTAACTGGCATCGACATCGAACTTTACCAGAACGGTATGTTGAAAGTGGCACGCTCAGAGGAGGAGGCATCGGAGTTTCAAAGGTTCATAGCATTGCAACAAAAACTCGGGGAAGAAGCGTCATGGATCGACCCGTATGAATTACAACAACGAGAACCACTTCTTGAAAAAAAACTTTACGGTGCGATGTCCATTCCAAACGATGGGAATGTATCAGCTCCCAATCTAACAAAAGCTTTATCAGCTGCTGCCATGACATCTGGTGCGGAAATTAAGGAATTTACCGAGGTGTCAGAGTTTGTAACAGACGGTAACGGCATTACAGGAGTCATCACAACTACACAGGAAGCCTATCACGCGGATCGAGTAATTGTAGCAGGTGGTGCTTGGAGTCGTCGACTTTTAAAAGATGCAGGGCATGAACTTGACACCTATCCTGTAAAAGGGGAATGCTTTTCAGTCAAAACCGAAAAGCCGATCGTAAACGCGACGATTTTTTCAAAGGGTTGCTATATCGTTCCGAAATCGGGAGGCCGGCTGATCATTGGCGCAACCGAAAAAGCCCATTCTTTCGATCAAAAGGTTTCACTCGAAAGTATCGCAGCCATGATGGGACGTGCAACCGAGCTGATCCCAGCTCTGAATCAAGCAGAGTGGGATGACGCGTGGGCAGGCATACGCCCACAAACAAAGGATGGCCTTCCTTACTTGGGAGTGCACCCGGAAATCAACGGGTTGTTCATTGCGACCGGCCATTATCGGAACGGAATTTTACTGGCACCAATCACAGGAAAGTTGATGGCTGATCTGGTCGAGGGTATCGGGATGAACAAAGATTGGGCTACGGCATTTCGTCTCGAACGTAACGTGATAGGAGTTGAAAAACAATGA
- a CDS encoding energy-coupling factor transporter transmembrane protein EcfT, producing the protein MNLDFTHKKTWLYRINPSLKLFVMVLLFIGVLLVHQLNLILYITVAALLLLVLFSGHPPKRLALLSIPFIVVFVSTASSMILFGKGETTWFKWGLIHITEESFYRGIHIGFRALVYAALGLMFALTTRPVFLFYSLMQQMKLSPKYAYSFMAGFRLIPIMFEEFQTIRNAMIVRGVQQQKGIRSFYFKLKSYSIPLLSQSIRRAHRIAVSMEAKRFSEVKERTYYYKIGFSLFDVLFIVSLAALITASFMLAELAPIFPTWDVRH; encoded by the coding sequence ATGAACCTTGATTTTACACATAAAAAGACGTGGCTATACCGGATCAACCCGAGCTTGAAGCTTTTTGTCATGGTACTCTTGTTTATCGGTGTACTGCTCGTCCATCAGCTGAACTTGATCCTTTATATCACCGTTGCAGCTTTGCTGTTACTTGTCCTGTTTTCAGGACATCCGCCTAAACGTCTTGCATTGTTATCGATTCCGTTCATCGTTGTTTTCGTGTCAACAGCGTCATCGATGATCCTATTTGGAAAAGGGGAGACGACGTGGTTCAAATGGGGTCTGATCCATATTACCGAAGAGAGCTTTTATCGCGGAATTCATATCGGGTTCCGGGCACTTGTTTATGCGGCACTCGGATTGATGTTTGCTTTGACCACTCGGCCGGTTTTTCTGTTCTATTCGCTCATGCAGCAAATGAAGTTGAGTCCAAAATATGCTTATAGCTTTATGGCTGGATTTCGGTTGATTCCAATCATGTTTGAAGAGTTCCAGACGATTCGCAATGCGATGATTGTACGTGGCGTTCAACAACAAAAAGGAATTCGGAGCTTTTATTTTAAGCTGAAGTCGTATTCGATTCCGCTCTTGTCCCAAAGCATCAGGCGGGCACATCGGATCGCAGTTTCGATGGAAGCGAAGCGTTTTTCAGAAGTGAAGGAGCGGACGTATTACTACAAAATAGGGTTCTCGCTGTTTGATGTGCTGTTTATTGTAAGTCTCGCCGCATTGATCACCGCATCATTCATGTTGGCCGAACTCGCCCCAATCTTTCCAACATGGGACGTCCGCCATTAA